One Xiphophorus couchianus chromosome 1, X_couchianus-1.0, whole genome shotgun sequence genomic region harbors:
- the ppp1r3da gene encoding protein phosphatase 1, regulatory subunit 3Da, which yields MEDRATSDSVSAACMQHASYLCMFRSEGPAENMERGWFLGHERILLPKSQQPLSSCSSVSRSFLTINVNEMLRADKPNTVRKPVPIRPPSPRVTRPKDSHSFLTCEPTPKPIIRQRSRSLPSATQNKKKQSRGVGVRFVDSLGLDLEDVRVFKSGEDPFVPQHVTFRLLMGAEMTDGRHLEINLPYLKPVFAQQPGDQPEFLRHLYEQKVCLERVLCFELGIIGITQVLNLDFEKEVEVRYSFTEWKGSAETKASWVSTVTKTCDGEGGRGQEFSCDTFRFHLPVPPSLRPGAQLEFAIQYKVCGAEYWDNNHGKNYKLVCQNYKLTVPKECEDSMVHFI from the exons ATGGAGGATCGCGCCACAAGCGACAGTGTTTCTGCAGCCTGCATGCAACACGCTTCATATCTGTGTATGTTCAG GTCAGAAGGGCCAGCAGAGAACATGGAAAGAGGGTGGTTCCTTGGACATGAGAGGATACTCCTCCCCAAATCTCAACAGCCATTGTCCAGCTGCAGCAGTGTGTCTAGGTCCTTCTTGACTATAAACGTGAATGAAATGCTTCGAGCTGACAAGCCCAACACCGTCAGGAAGCCTGTCCCAATCCGCCCGCCAAGTCCAAGAGTTACTCGGCCAAAAGACTCCCACAGCTTCCTCACCTGTGAGCCTACGCCGAAGCCCATCATCCGACAACGGTCACGCTCTCTGCCTTCTGCCACccagaacaaaaagaaacagagcagAGGTGTTGGCGTGAGGTTTGTCGACTCTCTAGGCCTGGACCTGGAAGACGTTAGGGTTTTTAAATCAGGCGAGGACCCATTTGTGCCACAACATGTTACCTTCAGACTCCTGATGGGCGCCGAGATGACAGATGGAAGGCATCTTGAGATTAACTTGCCATACCTAAAGCCGGTTTTTGCCCAACAGCCCGGTGACCAGCCGGAGTTCCTGCGGCATCTCTACGAACAGAAAGTGTGTCTGGAGAGGGTCTTGTGCTTTGAACTGGGCATTATCGGAATCACGCAAGTCCTAAATTTAGACTTTGAGAAAGAAGTTGAAGTTCGGTATTCGTTTACAGAGTGGAAAGGTTCTGCAGAAACTAAGGCTTCCTGGGTCTCCACTGTCACTAAAACCTGCGacggagaaggaggaagagggcAGGAATTTAGTTGCGATACATTTCGTTTCCACCTACCAGTCCCTCCCTCCCTTCGACCAGGAGCGCAGCTGGAGTTTGCTATCCAATACAAAGTTTGTGGGGCTGAATATTGGGACAACAACCATGGAAAGAATTATAAATTAGTCTGTCAAAACTACAAGCTAACAGTGCCTAAAGAATGTGAAGACAGCATGGTGCATTTCATTTAG
- the fam217ba gene encoding uncharacterized protein fam217ba, whose amino-acid sequence MWCNMGPIMQERTASTTLKRVVSKEKIRVKNTENSGSLTSSKKCNKTTKAMSQMKNGLPGPDKDKDTAALQRGAQSKGGRIKSGASQNASKLSSPEAEGDFRPQLRKQSSAHRKEEKRENQRLSPCGTELLPNRQGMGKNRRALSLPISPISGLRMSPSHPLMHSPAPTPEALQHHYNNKEDDSDSASDLSDSERLPVLPSPCTPCTPPHLNLRAEIINTNDFLPDIPGPHGMAGDEDESEKPAYTYSDFLPPPFNCWSLRQLAVFLHTEGRGAPRPKPVGPLEKYLERLLQLEWLQIQTVQAESSRPPGGRTRPQSFPSSTAAHSARPHTAPSSRLNSPKGLRHGSRAFPFTPVNNPPSPASAQQQLSRFPVCPHCHMRYPLCNGSCSAYAYQRHSRLSPLLEHRARPGAAAKRSSSETRAASSEGISPGAQGGGGGARTPVSPSAGRSHLRHMQAAGNTRKQPQEAGTNQKGRGQVRKSRVRANSETDVKKEPSGIKGAATEKRGHPGSKRELITSKRDERDCQRAEAGSQASKTATKRAAKDPASLSKAPPSTHSIPKQNGKTKNVHFVAK is encoded by the exons ATGTGGTGCAACATGGGCCCCATCATGCAGGAGCGCACGGCTTCCACAACACTGAAGCGCGTCGTTTCCAAGGAGAAGATACGAGTTAAGAATACCGAAAATAGCGGGTCACTTACCAG CTCAAAGAAATGTAACAAGACCACGAAAGCAATGAGCCAAATGAAAAATGGTCTCCCGGGACCAGATAAGGATAAGGACACAGCAGCCCTACAGAGG GGTGCTCAGTCTAAAGGTGGCAGGATAAAGTCAGGTGCGTCTCAAAATGCAAGCAAACTCTCAAG CCCTGAAGCAGAAGGAGACTTTAGACCTCAACTTCGCAAGCAGTCATCTGCACACAGGAAAGAGGAGAAACGAGAAAATCAGCGACTGTCACCGTGCGGGACAGAGCTCCTCCCAAATCGTCAGGGGATGGGAAAAAATCGTAGAGCGCTCTCTCTGCCTATTTCTCCAATATCAGGGCTACGGATGTCGCCATCCCACCCGCTAATGCATTCCCCAGCTCCGACCCCAGAAGCACTGCAGCATCACTACAACAACAAGGAGGACGACTCTGACAGCGCTAGCGATCTGTCAGACTCTGAGCGGCTGCCTGTTTTGCCCTCGCCGTGCACCCCGTGCACCCCACCCCACCTCAACCTGCGGGCGGAGATCATTAACACTAACGACTTCCTCCCAGATATTCCAGGACCCCATGGGATGGCGGGGGACGAAGATGAGAGTGAGAAACCCGCGTACACATACTCTGATTTCCTGCCTCCTCCCTTCAACTGCTGGAGCCTGAGACAGCTGGCGGTGTTTCTTCACACAGAGGGTCGCGGCGCGCCCCGACCCAAGCCTGTGGGGCCCTTAGAGAAGTACCTGGagaggctgctgcagctggagtgGCTTCAAATCCAAACGGTGCAAGCAGAGAGCAGCCGCCCCCCTGGGGGTCGCACAAGACCACAGAGCTTCCCTTCTTCCACGGCCGCGCACTCGGCGAGACCTCACACCGCACCATCTTCCCGACTCAACTCCCCCAAAGGGCTGCGGCACGGCTCGCGAGCCTTCCCTTTCACACCTGTTAACAACCCGCCATCTCCTGCCTCAGCCCAGCAACAGCTCTCCCGCTTTCCAGTGTGTCCGCACTGTCACATGCGCTACCCTCTCTGCAACGGAAGCTGCTCTGCCTACGCCTACCAGCGCCACTCGCGGCTCAGCCCATTGCTTGAGCACAGGGCGCGCCCAGGAGCAGCGGCGAAGCGGAGCAGCAGCGAGACCCGAGCCGCCTCCTCTGAAGGTATTAGCCCTGGAGCACAAGGCGGAGGGGGAGGGGCCCGAACACCAGTTAGCCCCTCAGCTGGGAGGAGTCATCTCAGGCACATGCAGGCTGCAGGCAACACCCGGAAACAACCCCAGGAAGCCGGCACTAACCAAAAGGGCAGAGGGCAGGTGAGGAAAAGCCGCGTCAGAGCCAACTCTGAGACAGATGTGAAGAAGGAGCCCAGTGGGATCAAAGGTGCTGCCACCGAGAAACGGGGACATCCCGGAAGCAAGAGAGAGCTCATTACTTCCAAAAGAGACGAGAGGGACTGTCAGAGGGCCGAGGCGGGAAGTCAGGCCTCTAAAACTGCCACGAAAAGAGCTGCTAAAGACCCAGCGAGTCTCTCCAAAGCTCCACCTAGCACCCACAGCATTCctaaacaaaatggcaaaacaaaaaatgtgcacTTTGTTGCTAAGTAA